The following coding sequences lie in one Bacteroidota bacterium genomic window:
- a CDS encoding glycosyltransferase — protein MSQIFQTIEVLMLLYLGGTALYLLVFAAASLLPYRPVRTAKPGFKRFALIFPCYKEDEIIFEVIDDALEHNFPKSHFDVVVVADGFRPETLNRLRSLPIILLDKDFEISTKTRAINYALKQLDESRYDAVCILDADNLMAEDFLLKMNEVLSAGHVAVQGHRIAKNLNTYFAVLDGISEEINNRIFRKGHRVLGLSSALIGSAMAFDYHFFKKLMADVEVVGGFDKELELRMLSQGIVIEYVDDAYVFDEKVQNARVFTRQRRRWLSAQFHYFGKHFTPAFKALITKGNIEYFNKALQYLQLPRLLLMGLLFVMAVVSFIFPQLVCSKCWIAAFLTIMLAILFAVPRGFYNIDTLLAIVRLPLVFVYMFLSLLQMRGANKQFIHTKHTYNAFQKKRRR, from the coding sequence ATGTCACAGATTTTTCAGACAATCGAAGTTTTGATGCTCCTATATCTGGGTGGCACTGCGCTATACCTGCTGGTTTTTGCAGCTGCCTCCCTCCTGCCCTATCGCCCGGTCAGGACGGCCAAACCCGGGTTCAAAAGATTTGCACTGATTTTTCCCTGTTACAAGGAAGACGAGATAATTTTCGAGGTAATTGATGATGCCCTCGAGCATAATTTTCCCAAATCGCATTTCGATGTGGTTGTGGTAGCCGATGGTTTCAGACCCGAGACGCTGAACCGACTCAGGAGCTTGCCTATCATTCTGCTGGATAAAGATTTCGAAATCAGCACGAAGACCCGCGCCATTAACTATGCCCTCAAACAATTGGACGAGTCCAGGTACGATGCCGTTTGTATTCTGGATGCCGACAATCTGATGGCCGAGGACTTCCTGCTGAAGATGAACGAGGTACTCTCGGCTGGTCATGTTGCCGTGCAGGGACATCGTATTGCCAAAAACCTCAACACCTATTTTGCGGTGCTCGACGGAATAAGCGAGGAAATAAACAACAGAATATTCAGAAAAGGACACCGGGTGCTGGGCTTGTCTTCCGCACTCATCGGATCGGCCATGGCATTCGATTACCATTTTTTCAAAAAACTGATGGCCGATGTGGAGGTTGTGGGCGGATTCGACAAAGAGCTGGAACTGAGAATGCTGAGCCAGGGTATTGTCATCGAATACGTAGATGATGCCTATGTGTTTGATGAAAAGGTACAAAACGCACGTGTATTCACCCGACAAAGAAGGAGATGGCTCTCGGCACAGTTTCATTATTTCGGCAAACATTTCACACCCGCCTTCAAGGCTTTGATCACAAAAGGTAACATCGAATACTTTAACAAAGCACTGCAATACCTGCAATTACCCCGGCTTTTGCTGATGGGTTTGTTGTTTGTTATGGCAGTGGTTTCGTTTATTTTCCCACAGTTGGTTTGCAGCAAATGTTGGATAGCCGCGTTTCTCACAATCATGCTTGCAATACTTTTTGCCGTACCCAGAGGGTTTTACAATATCGATACCCTGCTGGCCATTGTCCGTCTTCCTTTGGTTTTCGTTTATATGTTTCTATCTTTACTGCAAATGAGGGGAGCAAATAAACAGTTTATACACACCAAACACACTTACAACGCATTCCAGAAGAAAAGAAGGCGTTAA